Within the Salvia hispanica cultivar TCC Black 2014 chromosome 4, UniMelb_Shisp_WGS_1.0, whole genome shotgun sequence genome, the region ATTTTGTGGAGTAGCCGATCTTGTGGAGTAGCCGCTTTGTGTGGAGGTAGGgtttttctgaattttgtggaagaagaagaagatttgaGGGAGAGTGGAAGAGTTTAAAGTGTGGAGTAATGACTCCCAATTAATCCGCACTTGAAAAAAGGAATGACGGttcctaatttttttgattcCTAATTTACCCCTCACATGACACAAATCCGTCTTATTATAACCCAACCAAAACAAGGAGTCATTCCATATCGTGGCCATTAATCTCTAAATCTGACGGTCCATATATGGTATGTATTTCTATACTTAGACTTCTTTTGGTAGATGAAAACCCATCTATTATACTTATCCGATGCCACATTTTCATgatcaaatatcaaaataaattcattagCCAAATTAATGTATTCAACAATCGTTATAAATGCCAATAAAATCACATTATATGCCATtccaaataatcaaatgaGATCTTAGCATTAAACCCCTACGCATTCATGcagatttgaattttgaggGAGCTATTTGGAGTATTATTAgctatgtgatttatttgatgCATTCcgttttagaatattattgcTCGATTTTGTTACGATTTGTATTTGTCCGTCAGTATACATGATTCAAGCATTCATGTTGACATAAATTGATTGAGTTCATAAGTATATTAGTACATGAGAAGATATGACTGGATTGATCTATTGTTATAGACCTTAATTTTAGCTTGTGTTTGCAGAGCTCTCATTTTGCTAAAGCAGAtagttttattcatttattcattgCATTTATTTGATAACATTGATATATAATGCTTACTTCATATATTtgtttgagaaggtattactacttcttcttctgcttATGCTCCAAACAGATCTTCCTCAGTTGCTCTGCTGCTTCATTCATCACACCTTCATCTTCGCCTTTTATCTTCTCACTCAGTTTTGCAGCCTTCTCCCTCATTTCTTGGCCCGTTTCCTCAACGATCACCTTCTTGATTGCGTTCACAAACTCTTGCCCGCTAAAATTTCCACTTCCATCCCTTACCACCTCCACAGCCATACCGGCCTCCACCATTAACCTAGCATTCAGTGGCTGGTCGAGCTTGAAAGGCATGCTTATGACCGGCACACCATAATGTATGCTCTCGAGCGTAGAGCTCCAACCACAATGACTCACAAAAGCACCAATGCTAGGATGTTCTAGAATGCCATCCTGTGGTGCCCATCCTTGAACAATCTTGCCTCTCTCCCCCACTCGGTCGTGAAATCCCTTTGGCAGCATCTCGTCTAGAGAAACTCTCTCCCCTTGAGGAAACCTCACAACCCATATGAAGTTCACATTGGAAATCTCCAGCCCCTTAGCCACCTCTTGCATCTGATTCTTGGACAAGTAGTTCTCACTCCCACAAGAGATGAAAACAGTCGAAAACCGGCTCTTGCTGCTCAGCCATTGCAGGATCGCTGAATCATCATCCTCACCCGTTGCTCGTACAATAAGTGGACCAACAGAGACGATTTTTTTCTGCAGCAAGCCAGATAAGTAAAGTAGTCAATGTACTTCGCTTCGAAACTTCTACTTGTCTTTACCAAGATAATGTCTTGAGATAGGTTGAAATGGCCATATCCAGAATGTTGATCATCTTCCTGGATGACCTTTAACACGACCGGGTTCTCATAGGGATTTTCTTCGTAATCTTGAAGATACAATGCATCCTAAGGGAAAGGCGACTTCCTCATTCCCGAGAGGTGGTAGTAAAATGAATGCACTGCAGCTGCTCCTATTGCCAAATGAACTGCGGGAATGCCTAGAGACGAGGAGGCTGTGGCCGCCTGATACGACCATGGAGCTTGACACACAAGTAACGCCGGATTGTACGTCGCCGGCGGCAAGAGAGGAAGAAGTTGGCGGAAGAGGACGAAGCATGAGTAGACCATCGAAGAATGATCGGCCCAAACGTGTCCAATCTCGGCCCATGAAGTATAAAGACTTCGTTACCTATTAAACCATGGATTTCCTTTAGATTtgttttgctatttttaattattattttccttatttcGTTGAAcgttttttttccttctaagATTGAGTCAAatcttttcgggttttcttcttgattctttcccgaatcGTAAGTCCGAATCAAGCAGGGggaattctataaattatagaattcCCTTAGATCGAGTCCAGAGaaataaagcaataaaaaacttttattttctcatccCCTGTCCACGTTACAACTTTAGGCCATTGCTAGAGTTTTTGATCAAGTTTTTCTGCAAGTTTGAGTGTTCAATTCATCAATAGGATCGCTAGTCCTATTACCGCCCACGGCTGGAATCTGTTGTAGATCACCATATCAGGTTTTAGGGAGGAAAGTATGGTAGAGAAACTGGATTTTGACCGGCTAAAGGCCTCAAAGAGTTTGGGAATGAGATTTGGTGGTATGTTTTTCGTGGTGTGGTACTCTGGTGGAAGCTCGGGTGATGATGGCAGATGAAGCTCGACTAGATGGATCGTGGCGCCATCTGAGCTCCTTGCAAGATCTCCTCTGGCTGAGTCGAGACTGACCGGTGTTGAGCAATAGTATGTTTTGAAGTTTCTCTTAGAGAGATTCTTGGCTAGTTCAAGATAAGGAGCTACATGGCCATGCCCCAACCATGGAAACATTAGAATGCTCAACATAGTTTCATTTGCCTCCATTGATGCAACCCTGTTTTCAGCCATCTATATGTCTGTATAGGgaataaaattctattttcacATCCTAGTGAATGtaagtatattaattatacgTTCCCATGCAATATAACCATAATGCGTTATAGATGTTAATCCCAATCATATAAGTTCTACTCTACCAAAACATATCAACAATCTTTATAAATGCTGATAAAATCACATTATATGTCTTAcaaataatcatataaattcATAGCATTAAACCCCTAcgcatatatattttttgatcaCCATAATCTTGACcatacatttcattttccatgCAATTTGCAAATTCaatcatattaatttatatcatATACTTCTATAATCATTCTAACTACTACGACtatataacaatattttcGATCCTTCTAGATTCTACAACTACAAGTATGGTATTTTAACTTTGAAtataatccctccgtcccacttaaaatgaaatatttggaaatcggcacgagattttatgtagtgttgttttgtgagttattgaagaaagagtaaagtaaaagagatgaaaaagtagaaatagagttgtttccattatagaaaatgtttcatttttaatgagatagtaaaaaaatgaaaacgttttatttttaatgggatagaAAGAGTATAAAGTATCAACTCATGGTTATTCTATTCTAGAATCACATACTAGTATTATCCaataattcaagattttaCACATGCTAATTCAtcctcaaaattttcgaaGCATAGCAACTATCAAATACTTAACACTTTCATAACTATGAAAATAAGTTGGAATTGAAGATTACCTCGGATTACAATATGCGTATCTGACTAATTCACCTTCAAATGATCCCAAAGATGAATATCTCTTGTGTGTGTGAGGGAGTGAGATTaacttatttatattcttgTTAATTACATTAGTATATAGAAGattctttaatatttatctCCTAATTAATGTAGttaattcaaccaattttttaatgaagtcgAACTTATCATTTTATCTCTTATTTCATCTCTAAAGCTTTATTCTTGTTGCATAGTATAATATTCTTTTGTATTATctcctaattattttagataataatattccatcAACTTTTTTGTTAAGTCTAACTTATCATTTTATCTCTTATTTGGCTACACTCCTTTTCTCTagaagatgaatattttaaattgaccTTATCATATAACCCTTACTAGTTATTAGTATTTACAAAGTTGCTATTAATTCTGTActttttgttcttattttattttctcatcatATAATTTAACATTTCTTGATACCTACATGTAGCATTTAAATCCTAGATATCAATATACTGGAATCGAAACATTGCTCAGTGACTCAGTCGTTACaatgtttgatttttcaaaaatgacaACTTAATTACCAaaactcattctactcattCTAATTTTCCCACTATACTTATTTTAACTCCTCTATATCATATGCCCTCTTGTCCtaaaagtttgtcccatttttctatttctgtacgttccataaaatttgtctcatttcactttttactatttttgatactgaacctcatattccaataactcagttctactcacattttattataagactaaaatataaaagtggaaCCCATATGCCACTAagtttttcaactcactttttattacatttcttaaaacgcACGTCGGATCAAAGTGAGATGTTATagatataataattatgtCATTCTTGGATACGTTCTGTCCCGTGGAACATGACCCATCCCTTGCATTGCGGATGCCTCGGCAAGGACCGCAAAATGTCTCGCATTGACCTATGGGACAGACCAAAGCCACTGCGTTATCGATGTCGTGGCTGCTTTCTCGGTCGAAAAGACTACTCTACCCCTATTGGAAAATCATCTCTCACATAAATCACACGcatttgaaattgaaggtatatatataaacgTAAACCCGCCAAAATCGAAGGAAAAAGAGGGAAATCAAGGAATcgaaaaattaaagcaaatcTCCACCAATCAGAAAGAAAACAGGCTGAATTCGAGAAAGACGCAGAAAGTTGAATCCGAAACAGAGCAAAATGCATAAggtcatctctctctctccaactGGAATTTTGAATCGCTACATGTGTGATTGTTGTTGTCAACGAGTTTTATTTCTGCTGATTAGATGGAAGGTTAACTGGATCGAATTGTACTTTTAGTTGTCGATACTGTTTTGGGGGCTAAATCAACTGGATCAGTGTAAATCTGCTGAGCTATTTTGATCATTAgctatgtgatttatttgattgCATTCCGTTTTAGGATATTATTTCTCGATTTTGTTACGATTTGTATTTGTTCGTCCGTATACATGATTCAAGCATTTCATGTTGACAAAAAATTGATTACGATGAAAGAAATTTGATTATAGTTCGTCTATAAAAGAAGATTTCTCAGTCTAGATTTTGGCCGTGTGAAATGTTACCATCTTCGATACTGCACCGTTACTCGCCATTCAACTGCCCTCTATGCGTGGCTCAGTGCTCAGGCTGAAGTTATGGTGGCAAGTATCGATGTTTGTGATGAGAATGTGATGACATTCACAGCCACAATGAGGCTCGGAGGTGATGGAAGCAGCTTCATGGATGATATGCTGAGGCAAGTTATACTAACTTCATTATTGAACATCAATTGATTTAGAAACTTTGGTTTCTATATAGGATTTCTTAATTGTGATTGGGTACATAagtatattagtatatgaGAAGATATGACTGGATTGGTCTATTGTTATAGACCTTGATTTTAGGTTGTGTTTGCAGAGCTCTCATTTTGCTAAAGCAGATagttttattcattaatttatttgataacatTGATATGCAGCTCACTCAATATGATTGTTTGAGAAGGTGTTACTACTTCTGCTTATGCTCCATGCAAATTTTCCTCAGTTGCTCTGCTGCTTCATTTATCACACCTTCATCttcgtttttcattttctcactCAGTTCTGCAGCCTTCTCCCTCATTTCTTGGCCcgttttttcaaaaatcaccTTCTTGATTGCGTTGGCAAACTCTTTGCCGCTGAAATTTCCACTTCCATTCCTTACCACCTCAATAGCCACACCGGCCTCGACCATTAACCTAGCATTCAGTGGCTGGTCAAGCTTGAATGGTATGCTTATTACCGGCACACTAAAATGAATGCTCTCGAGTGTAGAGTTCCAACCACAATGAGACACAAAAGCCCCAACACTAGGATGTGCTAGAATGCCATCCTGCGGTGCCCATCCTTGAACAATCATGCCTCTCTCTCCCACTCTGTCGAGAAATCCCTTTGGCAGCATCTCATCTAGAGAAACTCTCTCGCCTTGAGGAAACCTCACAACCCATATAAAGTCCACCTTGGATATCTCCAGCCCCTTAGCTACCTCTTGCATCTGGTCCTTGGACAAGTAGTTCTCACTCCCGGCAGAGATGAAAACAGTTGAAAACTGGCTCTTGCTGCTCAGCCATTGCAAGATCTCTGAATCATCATCCTCACCCGCTGCTCGTGCAATAAGTGGACCAACAGAGACAATTGTCTTCTGCAGCAAAACTGATAAGTAGTCCATGTACTTCCCTTCGAAACTTCTGCTTGTCTTTACCAAGATAATGTCTTGAGATAGCTCGAAATGAGCAAATCCAGAATTTTTATCATCTTCCTGGATGATCTTTGACACAACTGCGTTTTGAGAGGGCCTTTCTTCATAGTCTTGAAGATACAATGCATCATAAGGGAATGGAGAATCACTCTTTCTTAAGAGGTGGTAGTAAAATGCATGCACTGAAGCTGCTCCTGGTGTAAAATTAACGGCGGGAATGCCTAGAGACGAGGAAGCTGAGGCCGCCCACGGCTGAAATCTGTCGTATATCACCATATCAGGTTTAAGGGAGGAAACTATGGTATAGaaacttgattttgattggCTAAATGCCTCAAAGAGTTTGGGAATGAGAGTTGGTGGTATATTTTTCGTGGTGTGGTACTCCGGAGGAAACTCGGGTGATGATGGCAGATGAAGCTCGACTAGATGGATTGTGGGGCTATCTGAGCTCCTAGCAAGGGCTCCTCTAACTGAATCGAGATTGACAGGCGTTGAacaatagtatattttgaagttTTTCTTTGAAAGATTCTTGGCTAGTTCAATATAAGGGGATACATGTCCATGCCCCAACCATGGAAACATTAGAATGCTTAGCATAGTTTGATTTGCCTCCATTGATGAAACTCCTTTTTCAGCCATCTCTTTGTCCTAATTTTCTGAAACACGAAACAATAGGAAACCGTTACGATAAGGCCGAGCACAGAAAAATAAGATCAAATATTCTTAATAGCATCAATAACATCATATAACCTATTAGAAATGGGATCACTCGGTCTAATAAGGAAGATGGTTATTCACACTTATACTGATGAGAAAGGATTATAGGATCATCATCAAGTCAATGTGAGACAAGATTTAAGAGATTTAGACATAACCCTATTTAATATCGATAGTGCCACTAATGTGCTCGGTTTCAAAACATGAGTACACAAACAATTTACCAACAATAGACTAATAGCATATGTCGATAGAACATTAGCATGTATAGGAGGAAAACATATCATAACACATGCCACTTTTTACACCTATAGTTTTTGCAGTATTTCAATCCTATCACATAAACAACTATACCCAATGATTCGACTAAGCTTCGGATACAACCACATATAAAcatattctttcatttttatactatttatcAAAGCATGCAACTATCAAATTAGATACATTTATCACTTTTTTAGCTATGAAAATGAGTTAGAATTGA harbors:
- the LOC125218645 gene encoding beta-D-glucosyl crocetin beta-1,6-glucosyltransferase-like codes for the protein MEANQTMLSILMFPWLGHGHVSPYIELAKNLSKKNFKIYYCSTPVNLDSVRGALARSSDSPTIHLVELHLPSSPEFPPEYHTTKNIPPTLIPKLFEAFSQSKSSFYTIVSSLKPDMVIYDRFQPWAASASSSLGIPAVNFTPGAASVHAFYYHLLRKSDSPFPYDALYLQDYEERPSQNAVVSKIIQEDDKNSGFAHFELSQDIILVKTSRSFEGKYMDYLSVLLQKTIVSVGPLIARAAGEDDDSEILQWLSSKSQFSTVFISAGSENYLSKDQMQEVAKGLEISKVDFIWVVRFPQGERVSLDEMLPKGFLDRVGERGMIVQGWAPQDGILAHPSVGAFVSHCGWNSTLESIHFSVPVISIPFKLDQPLNARLMVEAGVAIEVVRNGSGNFSGKEFANAIKKVIFEKTGQEMREKAAELSEKMKNEDEGVINEAAEQLRKICMEHKQK